One Phoenix dactylifera cultivar Barhee BC4 chromosome 8, palm_55x_up_171113_PBpolish2nd_filt_p, whole genome shotgun sequence genomic window carries:
- the LOC103713441 gene encoding LOW QUALITY PROTEIN: pentatricopeptide repeat-containing protein At1g51965, mitochondrial (The sequence of the model RefSeq protein was modified relative to this genomic sequence to represent the inferred CDS: inserted 9 bases in 7 codons; deleted 1 base in 1 codon) — translation MPFSVFTRQGEPRGCGFSARFSLVLPHRLAASRALATSYSGRIRPSRXSSGRAVAVAVEVDPPESCPGHRGYALPRRDLVCRVARIXSSASPTPTPLLDLADYLQTLTLTXNSAEVSEVLKSIRSPGKALEFFRFAASLSGFRHDCFTYNRIPLHPRESGADRTSSAESWTRWSAKAVRGSISTVNILIGIVGAGXLERCLELAKKWXLRFNGYTYKCMVQAYLRSRDAEGAFRVYEEMRRKGYKLDIFAYXMLLDALAKANKVDQAYKVFADMKRKHCEPDMYTYTILIRMSGKIGKTDDFLSFFQEMIKKGCVPNLIAYNTMIHALAKNRMVDKSIFLFSKMVENDCQPNEFTYSVIIDALAMEGQLDRLDEVVEASGKYMNQSIYAYLVKTLSKLGHASEAHHLFCKMWSSHEKGDRNAYMSMLETLCNAGKTSEALDLLNKIHEKGITTDTVMYNMVFSALGKLKQVSYIYALNEQMKHDGLSPDIFTYNILISSFGRAGLIDKANELFEEMESSECKPDVITYNSLINCLGKNGDLDEAHMHFKEMQEKGLNPDVVTYSTLXECFGKSNKVEMACRLFDEMLAKGCFPNIVTYNILLDCLEKSGKTAEAFNLYATLKQQGLTPDTITYSILERLESGSHRAVRVRKQSRITGWVVSPLR, via the exons ATGCCGTTCTCAGTTTTCACGCGGCAGGGCGAACCTAGAGGATGCGGCTTCTCCGCCCGCTTCTCCCTCGTCCTTCCCCACCGACTCGCCGCCTCCCGAGCTCTCGCCACCAGCTACAGTGGCCGGAttcgtccgagtcg ctcgtccgGCCGCGCCGTCGCTGTTGCCGTCGAGGTCGACCCGCCGGAGTCTTGCCCGGGACACCGCGGCTACGCCCTCCCTCGCCGCGATCTCGTCTGCCGCGTCGCGCGGA TCAGCTCCGCCTCACCGACTCCGACCCCCCTTCTCGACCTCGCCGACTATTTACAAACGCTAACCCTAAC TAACTCCGCCGAGGTCAGCGAGGTCCTCAAGTCCATCCGGAGCCCCGGCAAGGCCCTCGAGTTTTTCCGCTTCGCCGCCTCCCTTTCCGGATTCCGCCATGATTGCTTCACTTACAACCGGATCCCTCTCCATCCTCGCGAGTCGGGGGCCGACCGGACGTCATCCGCGGAGTCGTGGACGAGATGGAGCGCGAAGGCGGTGCGGGGGAGCATCTCGACCGTTAACATCTTGATCGGGATCGTTGGGGCGG AGCTGGAGCGGTGCCTGGAGCTGGCCAAGAAGT ATCTAAGGTTTAATGGGTACACCTACAAGTGTATGGTGCAGGCTTACTTGAGGTCC CGGGATGCGGAGGGGGCGTTTCGGGTTTACGAGGAGATGAGGAGAAAAGGTTACAAATTGGACATCTTTGCTT AAATGCTTCTGGATGCATTGGCTAAAGCTAATAAG GTGGATCAAGCTTACAAGGTTTTTGCAGATATGAAACGTAAACACTGTGAGCCAGATATGTATACCTATACGATTCTCATCAGAATGTCAGGAAAGATAGGGAAAACGGATgactttctctccttttttcaaGAGATGATAAAAAAAGGCTGTGTGCCTAACCTGATTGCTTACAACACGATGATTCATGCACTTGCCAAGAACCGAATGGTGGATaaatccatctttcttttttctaaaatgGTTGAGAATGATTGCCAGCCTAATGAATTTACATATAGTGTTATAATAGATGCTTTAGCAATGGAAGGACAACTAGACAGACTAGATGAAGTTGTGGAAGCTTCTGGTAAGTACATGAACCAGTCAATCTATGCATATCTGGTAAAGACACTAAGTAAATTAGGCCATGCAAGTGAGGCCCACCACCTGTTTTGTAAAATGTGGAGCTCTCATGAAAAAGGCGATAGGAATGCTTACATGTCCATGCTAGAGACTCTGTGCAATGCAGGAAAGACATCAGAGGCCTTAGACTTGCTAAATAAGATTCATGAAAAAGGAATAACAACTGATACTGTCATGTATAACATGGTATTTTCAGCTCTGGGTAAACTAAAGCAGGTATCCTATATCTATGCTCTTAATGAACAGATGAAGCATGATGGCCTTTCACCTGATATATTTACTTATAATATTCTTATTTCAAGCTTTGGTAGAGCTGGTCTAATTGATAAAGCCAATGAACTCTTTGAAGAAATGGAGAGTAGTGAATGCAAACCTGATGTCATCACTTACAATTCTTTAATAAACTGTCTTGGGAAAAATGGAGACCTCGATGAAGCTCACATGCATTTCAAGGAGATGCAAGAGAAGGGATTGAATCCAGATGTTGTCACATACAGTACCC ATGAATGCTTTGGCAAATCAAATAAAGTTGAGATGGCTTGCAGGTTGTTCGATGAGATGCTTGCTAAGGGATGCTTCCCTAACATCGTGACATACAACATATTACTTGATTGTCTTGAGAAGAGTGGGAAGACAGCAGAAGCATTTAACCTATATGCTACTTTGAAGCAACAGGGGCTGACTCCAGACACAATAACTTATTCAATACTTGAACGGTTGGAAAGTGGGTCTCACAGAGCAGTAAGAGTTCGCAAGCAGAGTCGCATAACAGGTTGGGTTGTTAGCCCCTTGAGGTGA